The Pongo abelii isolate AG06213 chromosome 3, NHGRI_mPonAbe1-v2.0_pri, whole genome shotgun sequence DNA window AGTGGTGGCTGCTACCGTTCGCCAAGCGTGCCTGTCTTCTCTCTCGGATTGGCTAAAGCACTGACAGCTCGGATAGCGATTGTAGGAACTGaagctccaccccttcatgatgGCCCTGGGACCATTCATAAACTAAATAACTCCAGGAAACagcgagggagagagaaagaaagagagagggagagagagagacagagagagagagaggaaagaagagagagggagcacGAGGAAggggggcagggagagagaagCAGGGGGAGAGCGGGGCGAGAAAGAGGtcggaggggagaggagggggagagacGACTCAGAAAGTGGAATCTGTAAAAGCAACctagaggaggagaaggaaaaccCTGAATCGTTATAACTACACCCCAGATGCAACGCAAGCAACGACTTCGTCACACTAAAACGGATTTTGTGAGGGCCAAAAGTATAAATTACGAAGCAGAAATGATTATCAAACAACTTCCAGCGGTTTGCACCTAAAGAAATACAAGAAGAACCcactacaaacaaacaaacccagtcCAAACAACGCCTccagtaggaaaagaggaaaactgCGACAACACGACCCCCGAGAAGAGACGAGACCAACACGCTGAGGCTGCGGGGCGTCAGCAAACCTCCAAGTGCACGGCGGACTGAGTTGTACTTCGCAGCTCTCTGGACATTAATTACCTCCTGCACCTTCCATTTGGGGGAGGGTGAGGAAGAAGGCACTCACCTACACTGAGCGAAGAAGTCCTATCAGCGTGGAAGAGAAGTTTAAGAATGAACCACTGAATGTTtcgcttttatttttaaatttactttggcACTTAAAAAACCTCGTTTCCAGATTTCTGGGCAATCTCGGCTGCAGACATCTAAGCCTAACCTTTTGGTATCCTgagttttttctctctccttctccttcctcacccccaccccgCTTCTCTCGCACACGGTCATCTTTACATatcaagagaaagcaaaaaggtTCCAAGAGGtacttttctttttagaaaatcacCTTTTCTCCCCTAATTCTTCTGCAGAAGAATAGAGGTTTCgaaagagggaaaaggaaaaaagaagccgGCTACGGTATCAGCCGGTCAGCCCAGGTGGAAAACGAGAGTGAAAGTAGGGCTTAACGGAGAGCGCACCGCCTCTTTCGAAAGCCGCTGGGCCACCACCAGTGCGTGAGCCTTGGATCCCTCAACGTATTGCGAGACGCCGGTGTATAGCCCGGACCTGTGCCCCAACATGATCGCCGCTCAGGCCAAGCTGGTTTACCAGCTCAATAAATACTACACTGAGCGCTGTCAGGCGCGCAAGGCGGCCATCGCCAAAACCATCCGAGAGGTCTGTAAGGTGGTCTCGGACGTGCTCAAGGAAGTGGAGGTGCAGGAGCCTCGCTTCATCAGCTCCTTGAGCGAGATCGATGCCCGCTACGAGGGGCTTGAGGTCATTTCGCCCACCGAATTTGAGGTGGTGCTCTACCTAAACCAGATGGGCGTCTTCAACTTCGTGGATGACGGCTCGCTGCCCGGCTGCGCGGTGCTCAAACTGAGCGATGGGCGGAAGCGGAGCATGTCTCTCTGGGTCGAGTTCATCACTGCGTCGGGCTATCTCTCAGCGCGTAAGATCCGCTCGCGGTTCCAGACGCTGGTGGCCCAGGCGGTGGACAAGTGCAGCTATCGGGATGTGGTCAAGATGATCGCGGACACCAGCGAGGTCAAGTTGCGCATCAGGGAACGCTATGTGGTGCAAATCACTCCGGCGTTCAAGTGCACCGGGATCTGGCCTCGAAGCGCGGCACAGTGGCCTATGCCCCACATCCCCTGGCCCGGCCCCAATCGGGTGGCCGAGGTCAAGGCCGAAGGGTTCAACTTGCTCTCGAAGGAGTGCTACTCGCTGACCGGCAAGCAGAGCTCGGCAGAGAGCGACGCCTGGGTGCTACAGTTCGGGGAGGCGGAGAACCGCTTGCTGATGGGCGGCTGCCGAAACAAGTGCCTCTCAGTGCTGAAGACTCTGCGGGACCGCCACCTGGAGCTACCCGGCCAGCCGCTCAACAACTACCACATGAAGACGCTGCTGCTGTACGAGTGCGAGAAACACCCACGAGAAACGGACTGGGACGAGTCGTGCCTAGGCGACCGGCTCAACGGCATCCTGCTGCAGCTCATCTCCTGCCTGCAGTGCCGCCGCTGCCCTCACTACTTTCTGCCCAACCTCGACCTCTTTCAGGGCAAGCCCCATTCGGCCCTGGAGAGCGCTGCCAAGCAGACCTGGAGGTTGGCCAGGGAAATTCTCACCAATCCCAAAAGCCTGGACAAACTATAGGGTGCTGGGGACTGCTTGAAAAGCGACACAAACGGGCGTGCTCTCtcagacacacaacacacaactcAGCGATTAACAGCAGAAACTCTGGACACAAACTTTTATGTAAGTCACCTGAAATAAGAATCCGGCAGAAGACCTTCGTTAATtaagaagcaaacaaaaagagaGCAACCCAACCAAAACAAATCACATTCTTGCACAAAAGTGATCGTTTTCTTCCAAACAATGTGAATTTAAAAGGTCACACAAAAGAAGCAATCGGGCTCTGCCACCACAAAATGAAACCCAAGGTACATTTTCAAATCAATGTATAGTAGTTtcccccttttccttctttccccctATCCTTTTTCTCTCCACCCCATCCCCCCCCCCCCATTTCGTTTTGCTTTTGGTTGCCTGAATGTTGTCACCaagtgaaaaaattatttaactatatgtaaaatttctcttttaaaaaaagttttactgaTGTTAAACGTTCTCAGTGCCAATGTCAGACTGTGCCCCTCCCTCTCCTGAACCTCTACCCTCACCCTGAGCTGTCTTGttgaaaacagtaataaaaacattACTTTACATTGTAAATGACTGTTTGTGGATTGTTCTTAAGTGAAGGCAGGGGAGATCACAGTTTATAATTTCCAATGTAAAGATGTGACGAGGAATCAAATGCAAGAAGCTTCCACTTGAACCGATTcgcaaaatttaaaatacagtacaTTTTGTAGAATTGACTGTATAAGTTCCCACCCAAATccttagaaaatagaaaacactaaTTTTACTcaactataatatatatttgttctgTAGATGTTAAGATTAAAGGTAACATCTACTTCACGCTTAGGAAAAaagtatgaaagaaaatattttgatcctaatgtttaaagtagaaaaacctttttcacattaaaaattaaGAGATGTGCTTTCTTATGCCATAATTTCAAAAAATCCAATCTGAATCCGATATACAAAGgaaatatttatggatttttCTGAATAGTTAACAAAGTCAGTTGATACTTTCCTTCAACCGTTTGTCCTCTTCAAGCTTTGagtaataaaaatttaacaattaaataaaccacaacaaaaaatacaatggGTATAGCAATAATCCTCTCCCCGAGCATATGGTGATATGAGCCATTCAGATTTATAAATTACTTCCATTTTAAAATGGCTTAGTTGTAAATTCcataattatgattattttagTCAAATTtcaagaattatctgaaactgcttatATGCAATTCAAACAAAAAAGGTTTTCATACCATTTTTATaaccaaagaaaaattattattccaGGATTTAGAAACAGGAAAAGTaccttcctcctctttctgtttttctaaggTAACAAACCAATATACTCATTTCAATGTCTCAGCTTTAACAAAGGTTTCTTTTTAATGCAAGGGAataactgattaaaaaataaaataattagtcaAACAGAAAGTATCCCAAAGGAATTGGTTTGTCTTGTTTATGTTGAAGGTAACTATATACTCCATTCGCTACGCTAATGATGAGACACAGGTACAGAATATATGTCAGATGTTACCCTTTAATATCTaacatttattctttgtattAGCCCAggttttaatttattgagaaaatGCACAAATGAGAGGTGTacagaaaaatctttttaaaggCAATTTTAAAGATCAGAGGAAGAAGTTTGAGAGGGGGAAGGGCTGTATGGAGGGATGAGCAGCAGGATAGCAGAATAGATGAAAAACAAGAAAGCCACTCAGGGGTCTGAAGCCTAGTTCACTTGACAAACAGGCTTAAGTTGTCTAAGATTCCTTGGTAAAAATAGTCCtgtgttaaaaatataaactttgatCCTATCAGTTCTGAAATCATCTCCACTCTTTTGACTCAACCTCTATTATATCTATTTTTCTAGTCGCTCTTCCTGTATTCCTCACAGTAATATTAAGTGGCTCAAACAcacaaattcttttaaattataaaaaccaaTTTATTCTCTGGGAAAatgttctgaattttaaaaacattttcaaacaaacAGTAGGTGCTTACATTTGCACAAAATGATTTAAAGGAATAGTGTTTagtttcaaagataaaaatagtaTCTATAAGTGACCATTTTTCTCACTCACAAAAGTATTTACAGCAGTAGACATACATCTCCCTCCAACTAttccagaaaaaaagtttttaagtcttgacaaaaagaaacaaaaatatcccCAATTCagcatattttcttcttccttatttaATTTAATGCAGGTAtcagttaaaaaggaaaaacactgcAGGAACATAAATGTCCTCATTTACAGAACACCTTAAAGCATTAACATCtatacaaaattaaaacttctcCCAGTAGCTGActgaaaaattgtttttaatataaattggCAGAAGTTTTAACTTCTGGAATATAAGGAAGGTTGTAGTGATACAGACCATTTCTTCATTGGGCCAAAAGATCTCCATATTTCacaagcaacaagaaaaaaataatttaatgatgcTGTACAGAATCAGATCAGAAAGAGACAAAACTTGTAACTTCTCTAAAAGGAGCAAATAACTTCAAAGAACCTAATCTCACAGATTGGCAGAGATTCTAATTTTCAGAACAATTCATTAGACACctttaaattaaatcaaattttagGCTTTGCTCTATATGTGTTTAAAAGCATGATAGAATGTCTTGAATTAAATCCCAGTCTTTCTTAAATTCAGAAGTTACCAGAAATTGGAGAGTTTAATTTTGGTAACCTTCCTTTCCTAAAGAAACTAATGCATTTTCAGACATTTCAGTCATGGgacaaagtagaaaaaatttttaattgatataatttcagaATTAGCAAGTTTTCTCTACATTGGATTAGTTAACTTATCAAGCTCAAAACAATCAGTTTCATACAATCTACCAAGTCCTGTCTTAATAAAGGCAGCAATACTGAAACAAAGTGCTAGAAATATGCTTAAGACAAGATATGATTTGTTTctatagttttaaataaaattataatattttcatcaagagctattttgaaatacttcTAAATCATTCAGATTTAATAATTCATATGATTACAAAATCAAAGAACCTTCTACCAATAAACtcaaaatatgtgtatgtatatacatgtacatacacatatgctATCAGCCCGCAAAATAAATTATTCCACTTTTTAAGCCACCTTTTTCTACAGGTtgcttattttgctcatttttaaaagaaactgtttCCTCTCAGAGCAAATTATACCAttctttttcttgaaataaaCCTAATTTTGGTTTTTATGACTGTGCTACAAATGTTTCTTAGTAAAAACAAAGTTGCCAGGGTCTGAAAAgtaatgagaaatacattttaaaggggaaattacattttcatttaagaaTAGAAAATTATGCAGTGCCTTGTAAAATCTACTATAGGTAATGGGAAACAGAGGTATCTCACACACAGAAAACATGCTTGCATGCACGACAGAGTAGTAAGTCATGGAGACAAAGCAAGGAGAGTGATATATTGGCATCATATCCAGAAAACATAAAGGCTAAACAAAATAATTCCACTCTCAATCTCACTAAATTTTGTATCTTAATTCACCCTTGACCCTTTGaggcaaaatatatttatagacaATGTTCTCTGAGCTTACTTCCCCTCCTCACAAAGAGCTAATGATAAATGCCATTAAGTAGAATTTGTTTTTGAATCTAAATGAACTTCAATAATCTAACTAACTGGTAGGGAATCATAAACTAAAGAAGATAATGACATTGCATATAAGCCAAGGCAATTTAGAAGAAATTCAAACTAAGCCTGTCAGATTTACCAATCCCAATCCTATCCAACAGCACCCACCATCCCatcataagaaaaaatgaaacccCCTCATCTTCTCACCTTGGGGTCGATTTTTTTGAAGTTAGGATCCTCTTCATCCACCTCAAAATAGAGTTCGGAGGAGGTGACAGAAAGAGTGCCCTTTACTACAACAGAGGGGGCCACAAGCTGAGCTGGTGTGCTCAGGCTAACAGGACCTGCCAAaaggaaaagacaagccacacaaGTTGgaatgacatttttcaaaaaatcaaattcGACCAGAAATTGTATTTCATCTTTTCATTCTCACGTCTAGTACTGAACTGCCTGCCAACTACTTCTACAGTTAAATATTCTGTCCACTCCAAATCTTCCTCTGAAAATGCAAAGTCAGGATTCTCATACTACAAGATCTATAACAGGCAGTTAATGATAACAGTAAACTAGGATGCAATTATTTTACAGGGAGTCTGCAAAGCTTTGGTCTAATCTCTAGGTAAGAAGTGGCTCTGCCTAAATAagtccatccacattccatttagaaAACAGGCCTCAGGCTATCTAACAACATGAACAACAACCAGGAGCAAAGAAGCCTCAATAGGCTTCCAAGGCCAGGAGTTAGCTTACGGTATGGTAGAGGCATAACTACAAAAAGATCACTAGCTTATTAATGAAGTGGGAAATGTTAAACCATATTTTCTGATAGAGATTTTATGCCAGCTTGACACAAAACCTCTTCCATAACAACTTTACCCCATCAATGACTGGTAAAAATACTTCTTTTCTAAGCCTTCCTTTCCACTGTTAAGTATTGTTCAATGCTTCCAAATCTAATATTAGTGTAGTTCAGGGACTCTGGGAGTAAACAGCTGGAGGGTGGGTTTCCAAGTGAATGAATTTTTATTGGAATAATCAAATCTCCACAGGGCTTATCAAAGAGACAAATCAGACTGCTACTGAAAACAATAGATTCACTACAGATAGAACAGCATAATGTATATTAgagctaaatataaaatatgaacttaaatgttatatatgtgtgtgtatatacatatacatacacacacacacacatatagagagATCGACgtagaaataatttgaaattccATTGTCAATTCCTCATGGTATAAATCCTATAGGGGAAGAAAATAGCATAAGAGAAGATTGGCACTTATAGTTCTGAATTAATATAGTGCCTATAAACAAGGTGTGCCTATTCAGGTAATCAATGGGTGaataagtgtttcaaaattcAGATGAATTGACATTTCCATCGATTGTTAGAAGGGTGATAGTGCTTAATCTCACATCAATCTTAATGTGTGCCAGTAGGACAATAGAAGGGATGCTCTGCAGAGATCAGAGCAGGTTTTGCCCTCTATTCCCAATGTACAAATACATTGTGTTTGCAGATGGGCAGCAGATAGCTGCAGAACAGCCATGATTTCCCAAAGCTCATCCTTATAAATGGATGAAATAAGAAGCTATGTGTTCTTTTGCTGTCCCTTTTGCCCTCTGTACATTAGCATGTAATACTgagaagaaataacattttttcaatCACTCTCAGACATTCAATTACAGGGTAAGCAGACAGCTGCAGGAGCTAGGGCAGCCTAGGTCCTACAGAAGACCCCTGACAATTTCCACTTCATTTCTAACCCACACCACTTTATTAGTGTGGATTACTTCTTAATCCTATTGCCATTGTCAAGATTATATAATTAAACTCCCCTTTCACCTCTATTACTGTATGAATGTATTACTAGTAGCAAGAATAGAagcaaaataaaggaagaaatgggTAAACGGATGTGAAGGAAAAGACTACAGAATAGCAGTATCTAGATTACTCTCCACTCCCACCAATTAATTTTAGTTTACTTTATAGAAAGGTTTACAGTTATCAGAGAAGATACCatcttctctttttgctttttattaccAAGTGGCATAGTAGCACAGGTTGCAGATATGTCACCAAAAGCAAGATTTTTAATgccttttctcttaaaattatcaaaatggaAAACTATGTAATTTTCACCTATTGAAATTATAGAACCTTTCAGACTTTCTTCCTTGAGGGAAAGAGCCACAGGTACTAAAGTAAAAAAGCCATTTAATGAATGACTAAAATTTCCAGCTAAATAAGAGAATTTTTCCCATAAGGGATGTAAAACTGAGAATCTGCAGAGTGCAAATCAAAATTCCTACACCAGGCAAAATACGTGAATGTTGTGAAAAGCCATGGCATTCTCGGAATTGATTTGAAAGAGTTACATGCATATACAGCATGTTCACTAAGACCTGTATATCAAAGCAAATAGCTTCTCTCCCTCCAAgctttatttaccaaaaaaaaaaaaaaaaacctggcagaATTTTACTTACAGTCCTATTTTACAGAGATTTGGTAACTCCTATGGGATGGGTGAagtaattttgttcttttgttgctgcttttaaacttttttctttttcagtgaaaattattcataaaagaaaaaaatgaggagagTAAGAAGACTGAatagaattgaaaaataaaggagaaacgGTAGAAGATAAGGGGGGAAGTGTTTGAAATAACCATTAATGTAATTGTGGGTATAAGCTTGGTAGTCCTAGTGGTCACAGCTGAAAAATAAGTAATTAGATGCTTATTGTCCCAGAGGTAGCTGAAATATCTGCACAACCACCAAATTTACCGGCAAGATTCTCTAAATCTTTCTCATCCACGGATGACAGAGTATCATCATCGCCTTCCAGGAGGATCTCGTTTTCTGAGTTCTGATTTCCTAAAGCCTGACTCTTGATGGACTGTTTTCCTTTAGCAAGGATATCTTCATCTGTggctgaaatgaaaaggaaacaaagcTGTCCATCAGTTCTGGGAAGAGCACTTCGGCAGAGGGGGAGGGGCTTAGGTAAGGGTAGGTGGCCAAAGATGGTCAATCTTTTATACACAGTGTCAGCTACAGTGGAGAAAGTGATTGGGATGGCACACATGCCTGATCTGACAAACTCGATCCCCCAACCTAGTCTAATGTTACCCTAAACAAGCACCCTAATCCCATTAAATCTGACCCCTGCACTACTCACCAaaccatttatttacttatagttAGGGTAGGAGTGGTTCAAAAGCAGtactttttttgaaaattcaTTAATAGGAACAATCAAAACCCAGTTTTGGAAACAATATTTAACAGCAAAAAATAAGGACTGATTCATTCCTCCAAATAATGTTATACTGACAAACATTTTGGAATGGTTGAGGAGTGGCTGTGGAGGAGAATCCAGAATTAAAAAGGGTTAAAGCTAAGAGACATTCACAAGCCAGTGAGGATTTAGGCCCAGATACTGAAGCCATATCTGACACTAATAAGACTACAGCAGCTCCTCAAAGCTGCAATCCCTTCTTTAtccaccctccctccttccttccttccttcacatTACCCTCGTCCACATGTTCACACATACACTCACTCCTCCACCCTTTTGTCCCTTATACAAATATCCAGGAGCAAGGCGGTGTGGAAACTAAGTGGAAGCTCAAACACTACCTCCTCTGCATGTTTAAACTAAAGGGCTAAAGCACCCCAGGGGCAAACATAACAGAAAGCCTGGGATGAGAGGCATGTGGGCAAGGGGCCTCATGCGGCTTGAACTGGAGCAGCCTGTGGAGAGTAGCAGTACCAGACTCAGGCACTATGACAAGGCAGCAACTGCAGGCGGATGGAGGAAAAGAGAACACCACATCTAGGGAGGGAAGAAGCAGCTCTGCAGAGCACCTACACTCAACAATGGGATCCGAAAGGAGAGCAAAGACGCAACTGAAAGTGGAAAACCCTGAAATTCAAAACTCTGATTCAAAACCCACATCCTTCCACCAGGACGCCTCCCGTTGTTTTGAGCAGCTTTCTCCTTACGACAAGCAGGAAGGCAGATGCTAACTTCTGAATTGTGATTTGTAAAACTTTGTATGTGTATCTTTTCCTAAGCTGTTTTTGAATGGTGTCATATAAGGGTTAAGAATCTTCACCTGACCCTCCTGGCTTCCAGCTAGATAAATCCCAGAGGTAAAGCACCTGATCTACCCAGGCTGCAGCTTTTGATATGGAAATCGGATGGCTAGGGGTTTTTTTGCtccactgcagcttctgcctagGCATAAGGCCCAAACCCCAGAAAGAATAAAGCAGTCAATTTGCAGTAACAcgactaatatatatatataatttattctacATAGTTAACCTGCACATGTGTTACCTGATTTGGCAGATCAAAGGTTCTTAGGGTTTGATAAGTACATTTACGGATGATGTTaaaggtaaaagtttttttttctcatatttattgCGAATTCACCATGTATACCATTTATATACAATACTTATAGTGCTACTTAAACATAGGAGTTTTCTATTTAATAAGAAGTCATGGGAAGAAGCTTTCTATATTTACCTTTAAATACACTCTatgggtaaataaaatatttcatactcACAGGCTGCGTTGTAAGCTACACACATGTGATGGTCTGGACATATGTTTGAAAAGATTACTTTAGTGTATCTAATTAAagtggctttatttattttttatttaattttttcgagacaggatcctgctctgtcacccaggctggagtgcaaaggcacaataacagcttactgcagcctctaggctcaagcaatcctcccagctcagcctcccaagtggctgggaccacaggtgcttgccaccatgcccagctaattttttaatttaactttttgtagagatgaggtctttccatgttgcccaggctgatctcgaactactgggctcaagcaatcctaccacctcagcctctcaaagttgctgggattacaggcataagtcatctcacctggcttatttttttttaaaggctaaaaaGAAATATACTTACAATTAaccaataatttttagaaaaacagaacTATGTTCTAAAATCACTTATATTCAAGTATTTATAGTTCCTTACTCTAAAATCAGAAACACTGCCCTGAGGCTAAACAAGATCTTTTGCAATTtgctatcaacattttaaaaaatatattggccactgagaaatgcaaatgaagcaCCACCttctaaatgtttttataaagtaaattataataaattattattttccagtTAGATTTTAGTACAGAATCAGTATaccacattctttttatttcttggatTTATAATTCCTTCTTCAAAgcagaaatattaataataaggCTAATATTACATATCATTTTGCATAAGCCAGCAGGGAGGAGTGTTAAAAATACTTTACAcagttaattcatttaattctcataaaccGTCtgcttatttctaattttaagatAAGAAAGCAGGCTCAAAGAGGTTACATAAATTGACCAAGTTAACATGCGTTTGACAATTAGAGTCAGGATTTAAAAATAGGCAGCACGGTGCCAGAATCTGGGCTCTTAACCACGATGCCATATTAGCTCTTagatgtaagaaaaagaaagaaaacaaaacaaccactGTTCAATATGAATGTGTATATAATTAATTTGTTTACTAATTCTTATGTTTTTCATAGTGCATTTTAAAAGGTTAAATCAGAAtaataatcaaaaacaaaaaatatttatttccaaatcTAAAATTGATGAACATGCCAAACACGTCAGAAACAACTAAACACCCTGCTCATTACTTCCTCTGATTATTGCCATACATGTCCTAAAGTACACCAAGcttatgtgaaaggaaaaaagaagaaacctcTTTAATCCgcaaacatttacaaaaaaatgAGAGTCCCCAGTGGCAATATGTAATGGTTTAAAAtagctcaaaaaataaattcacattcaTTTATAAATGACCACGAGAAATATAATTATCCCTTCCaattgcaatttaaaaatttttaaatatgttctaaTCATGCTGCCTATATTAAAACACAGTAAGGTAACTTCTGAATTaaagtttcattaaaaattttacataCTATAGGTGTactgtatgcatacacacacccactttaatttatttatttacttatttttacaaGCTCAGATTCTGGAATTGTTCAAGCTCCACTGAAAAACCTCTTGTCATGGAAAATATGCAGCTTACTGATATTTAGAATGGTTTTCCTGTAATTAACTCCCCCTTGAGGATTTTAAGTTAGCAGCAGTAAAATTACCAACAGTACTCTAATATACACCACATGCGCTGGTGTTCAATTCTCAGTGGTCTAATAGATTTCTgctaaagaacttttaaaaaaaattagaacaaaacTTTTCCAAGCATAAAATAAAGGATTATTATCATGTTTATATGTGCTGgggaaaagtatatttttaactttcatttgcCTTATTCTCAATCAACCATTATAAACAAGTATTCTGACATCTTCTGTGAGTATATTCTACACTCGTCTAAAAGTTAATTGGATGAAGTCAGAATATACTTTGGGTTCCATTTTAAAGCTCAATTCAGATATTTCTGGCTAATAAAATTGTTACTAACATGATCGctgtttaaatttttcatatcATTATTAAGAAATGCCTTTTATTCTGGTTTAATTTCACCTTTTCTTCTAGTTTAATATTTATCCTAACTTAATACTTAAACTgcaattgttaaataaaattggAGAAATCTGTCAGAAatgtcatctttaaaaataatttgattcaCTGAGGCTAAGAACAATGAAAGGCCTAAGAGAGAGAGGCTGGTCcccaaaatgtaaaattcaagttCTTCAGAGCTAACTCTGGACATAAGTTGATTTATCTATCCACCACAAAACAGGTAagtagaattaaaatataaaaacagcaaaaacacacacaaaactgttCCACCTTTGATATAAATCCTTTTTAACATCTACTGAGCAAGTGAACTGGAATCATCAAGAGTCTGTATTAAAGTAAAAGAAGTTTATACTTTAagaattagcatttttaaaaaagactactATTGGAATAACAGAGTGCCTtcaaacatacataaaataaaaatgggtatCTACTTATGTGATGTGAAGCACACACCATAACAGTATTCTGAACAGTACACATAAGGAATATCTTATAATCAACTATTGTTCTAATCTAATTGATTCCCCTCTATAGTTTATGCTATGTCCATAGCATTCCAAGTCAAGAAAACTGActgtaaaaattaatgaaactacAAAGGATAATTAGGAGAATAAGCCAGGTGCATCTCGTAATAATCATGGGTTAACCAAAATTT harbors:
- the MAB21L2 gene encoding protein mab-21-like 2 is translated as MIAAQAKLVYQLNKYYTERCQARKAAIAKTIREVCKVVSDVLKEVEVQEPRFISSLSEIDARYEGLEVISPTEFEVVLYLNQMGVFNFVDDGSLPGCAVLKLSDGRKRSMSLWVEFITASGYLSARKIRSRFQTLVAQAVDKCSYRDVVKMIADTSEVKLRIRERYVVQITPAFKCTGIWPRSAAQWPMPHIPWPGPNRVAEVKAEGFNLLSKECYSLTGKQSSAESDAWVLQFGEAENRLLMGGCRNKCLSVLKTLRDRHLELPGQPLNNYHMKTLLLYECEKHPRETDWDESCLGDRLNGILLQLISCLQCRRCPHYFLPNLDLFQGKPHSALESAAKQTWRLAREILTNPKSLDKL